From Acidobacteriota bacterium:
CGCTGTGATCATGACCCAGGGATTGGCCACCACCTCCATCGACTCGGGCAGCGTCAGCCACTCCAGGCGGTGCATGGCGCCCAGAGAGAGGATGGTCAGGTAGAGGTTAATCCCGGCCGTGACGCTGGAGCCCAGCGCCAGAGCGATGTGCATGATGTCCATGGCGTCCTCCCCAGGAGCCTATGTTAATCCCTCGGCTTCCGAGACGCCATCCCACTTGGAGGTTGGTCCGTGGGGGTTGGCGCCTGCCGCAGGCTCTTAGCGCCGCTTGAGGGAAATGTCTCCCTTGTAGCTGGAAACCCGCAGGCGGGGACCGCCGCCGTTGATGGTGCTGCGGAAGTCCTTGCGCGAGATGTTTCCGCGGGTGCGCAGGTCGAAGTCGCTATGCAGGTCGGCCCTGCGCGAGAGGTCGGCGTCCAGGTCCAGTCCCTGCTCGGAATTCATCACCAGGGTGATGTTTCCCTTGTAGGTGTTGAGGCGGGAATCGGCCTCGATGCTGTCGATCTCGGCGATGACCCGGCCTTTATAGGTCTCGATATCGAGTCCGCCCCGTACGCCGCTCAAGTCGACGGTGCCTTTGTAGGTTTCGAGGCGAAGCTCGCCGACCAGATCACGCGCTTCCACCCGGCCCTTGTAGGTTTCCAGGTCGATGCGCCCCTCGACCCCGTAGATCTCGATATCCGACTTATAGTCGTCGACCTTGAGATTCAGAGAGCGGGGAGCGCGGATTTGGTAGTGGACGTAGGGCAGGGTCTTGGAGCTACCCCAAAACCATCCCTCCCGCCGGCTGGGTACGTCGTCGTAGTCGGACTTGATGGAGACGCCC
This genomic window contains:
- a CDS encoding DUF4097 family beta strand repeat-containing protein; this translates as MRQVLWIGLIACLMLMPALAQEKQFSETLPFTSGERLTVDAYKGTIHISSWDRQEVEVIATVEAPSDLDGEYARRIVDATEVRIRQTASGVSIKSDYDDVPSRREGWFWGSSKTLPYVHYQIRAPRSLNLKVDDYKSDIEIYGVEGRIDLETYKGRVEARDLVGELRLETYKGTVDLSGVRGGLDIETYKGRVIAEIDSIEADSRLNTYKGNITLVMNSEQGLDLDADLSRRADLHSDFDLRTRGNISRKDFRSTINGGGPRLRVSSYKGDISLKRR